From Haloglomus litoreum, the proteins below share one genomic window:
- a CDS encoding class I SAM-dependent methyltransferase — protein MSDDADPAAAAGADTPLPFEVAAFYDAYGEREWERLDRDFHHRLEWEATTAYLDEHLPAEGHVLDVGGGAGRYAVWLAERGLDVTLVELSAEQARLAREKSRDHGVADRVTVTRGDARALPASAGAADAVCCLGGPLSHVLDADGRVDAARELRRVAADGAPVLVSVMGLLASLTRIMRHSGLVPDEHDETELLPALARTGDYDAALLERFDREPTAQPMHLFRVDEFEALLEAAGLVVETLAALEGPFSQRREDLDALTEAHCEAIRETLAELREDRHVVDHSAHMLAVCRA, from the coding sequence ATGAGCGACGACGCCGACCCGGCGGCTGCCGCCGGGGCCGACACCCCGCTCCCGTTCGAGGTCGCCGCGTTCTACGACGCGTACGGCGAGCGCGAGTGGGAGCGACTCGACCGGGACTTCCACCACCGCCTGGAGTGGGAGGCGACCACGGCGTACCTCGACGAGCACCTCCCCGCCGAGGGGCACGTCCTCGACGTGGGGGGCGGCGCGGGCCGGTACGCGGTGTGGCTGGCCGAGCGTGGCCTCGACGTGACGCTCGTGGAGCTGAGTGCCGAGCAGGCACGACTCGCCCGCGAGAAGAGCCGCGACCACGGCGTCGCCGACCGGGTGACCGTCACGCGCGGTGACGCGCGAGCGCTCCCGGCTTCGGCCGGCGCGGCCGACGCGGTCTGCTGTCTCGGGGGCCCGCTCTCGCACGTGCTCGACGCGGACGGGCGGGTGGATGCTGCCCGCGAACTCCGGCGGGTGGCGGCCGACGGCGCGCCCGTCCTCGTCTCCGTCATGGGGCTGCTCGCCAGCCTCACGCGCATCATGCGCCACAGCGGCCTCGTGCCCGACGAACACGACGAGACCGAGCTCCTCCCGGCGCTCGCCCGGACCGGCGACTACGACGCCGCCCTGCTGGAGCGGTTCGACCGCGAGCCGACGGCCCAGCCGATGCACCTGTTCCGGGTCGACGAGTTCGAGGCGCTCCTCGAGGCGGCCGGCCTCGTGGTCGAGACGCTCGCCGCGCTGGAGGGGCCCTTCTCCCAGCGCCGTGAGGACCTGGACGCCCTGACCGAGGCCCACTGCGAGGCCATCCGGGAGACGCTGGCCGAACTCCGCGAGGACCGTCACGTCGTCGACCACTCGGCGCACATGCTGGCGGTCTGCCGGGCCTGA
- a CDS encoding alpha/beta fold hydrolase, protein MTGLTETVRRFREGRDAVPPFFDDATEGPLAVGRDLFESPQTVELPDGRDLGYAEAGDPDGEPALLFHGWPNCRTFAAAFDEIGTERGLRIVAPERPGFGVSDPDPGRTLTDWPADVTALMDHLGVESAPVLGISGGGPYALACASETPERTPRVAVGCGVGPMQAVSPAARGPFTVAKYAPGLIRRYLRVEELGARYAPEKLLERRAAGAADYDADYWRGDVGKLLVATAVAARQGHGNEHLVTDLQLYASDWEFDLGTIDVPVGLWYGRQDRLVPVSAGRYLERHVPTAEAHFYPEYGHISVVEENEPAIIDWLRQ, encoded by the coding sequence GTGACAGGACTCACCGAGACGGTGCGGCGCTTCCGCGAGGGGCGCGACGCCGTGCCGCCCTTCTTCGACGACGCGACCGAGGGCCCGCTGGCGGTCGGTCGCGACCTCTTCGAGAGCCCGCAGACGGTCGAACTGCCCGACGGGCGCGACCTGGGCTACGCGGAGGCCGGCGACCCGGACGGCGAGCCCGCGCTCCTCTTCCACGGCTGGCCCAACTGCCGGACGTTCGCGGCCGCGTTCGACGAGATCGGCACGGAGCGCGGGCTCCGCATCGTCGCGCCCGAGCGCCCCGGCTTCGGTGTCTCGGACCCGGACCCCGGCCGGACGCTGACGGACTGGCCCGCGGACGTGACCGCGCTCATGGACCACCTCGGCGTCGAGTCGGCGCCCGTGCTCGGCATCTCCGGCGGCGGGCCGTACGCGCTGGCGTGCGCGTCGGAGACGCCCGAGCGGACGCCCCGCGTGGCGGTTGGCTGCGGTGTCGGGCCGATGCAGGCCGTCTCGCCGGCGGCGAGGGGCCCGTTCACCGTCGCGAAGTACGCGCCCGGGCTCATCCGGCGGTACCTTCGCGTCGAGGAACTCGGCGCCCGGTACGCACCCGAGAAGCTGCTGGAGCGCCGCGCGGCGGGCGCGGCGGACTACGACGCGGACTACTGGCGCGGCGACGTGGGCAAGCTCCTCGTCGCGACCGCCGTGGCCGCGCGGCAGGGCCACGGCAACGAGCACCTCGTGACCGACCTCCAGCTGTACGCCTCGGACTGGGAGTTCGACCTCGGGACCATCGACGTGCCCGTCGGGCTCTGGTACGGCCGGCAGGACCGGCTGGTCCCCGTCTCGGCCGGGCGGTACCTCGAACGGCACGTCCCCACGGCGGAGGCGCACTTCTACCCCGAGTACGGCCACATCTCCGTCGTCGAGGAGAACGAACCCGCCATCATCGACTGGCTCCGGCAGTAG
- a CDS encoding VOC family protein, translating to MVSDTPGIHHVTSMVGDAQANLDFHAGVLGLRLVKRTVNHEDVLRYHLYYGNGSGDLGTVYTCFPYPEQPPGRRGVPQWSAVAFAVPPGSLDFWADRLADHSVEAERRERFGDESLLRFEDPDGTRLELVAADSPVEPWREGPVPEAVAIRGIHGVTALPADPFQTASVLETLGLERVGQDGNRVRYRAGGDHGTTLDLLDRGARAAGDDGGTDGNAAAAVSGFGREGPGTIHHVAVRVPDDDLMDWHDLFRERGVQVSRVRDRHYYRSVYVRPGGGVLVELASEKPGFTVDEDVDALGSSLVLPPWAEDDREMIEGQLPSVEVPTADDWR from the coding sequence ATGGTCAGCGACACGCCGGGCATCCACCACGTCACGTCGATGGTGGGTGACGCCCAGGCGAACCTCGACTTCCACGCCGGCGTCCTCGGGTTGCGGCTCGTCAAGCGGACCGTCAACCACGAGGACGTCCTCCGGTACCACCTCTACTACGGCAACGGGAGCGGCGACCTGGGAACCGTCTACACCTGCTTCCCGTACCCCGAGCAGCCGCCGGGTCGCCGCGGCGTCCCGCAGTGGAGCGCCGTCGCGTTCGCCGTCCCGCCGGGGTCGCTCGATTTCTGGGCCGACCGACTCGCCGACCACTCGGTCGAGGCCGAGCGCCGCGAGCGGTTCGGCGACGAGTCACTGCTCCGGTTCGAGGACCCCGACGGCACCCGCCTCGAACTCGTTGCGGCCGACTCGCCCGTCGAACCGTGGCGCGAGGGGCCCGTCCCCGAGGCGGTGGCCATCCGTGGCATCCACGGCGTCACGGCGCTGCCGGCCGACCCGTTCCAGACCGCGAGCGTCCTCGAGACGCTCGGACTCGAACGCGTCGGGCAGGACGGCAACCGCGTGCGCTACCGTGCGGGCGGCGACCACGGGACGACGCTTGACCTGCTCGACCGCGGCGCCCGGGCGGCCGGCGACGACGGAGGCACCGACGGCAACGCGGCGGCCGCCGTCTCCGGCTTCGGCCGCGAGGGCCCCGGCACCATCCACCACGTCGCCGTCCGGGTCCCCGACGACGACCTCATGGACTGGCACGACCTGTTCCGCGAGCGCGGCGTGCAGGTCTCGCGGGTCCGGGACCGCCACTACTACCGCTCGGTGTACGTCCGTCCCGGGGGCGGCGTCCTGGTCGAGCTGGCCTCGGAGAAGCCGGGCTTCACCGTCGACGAGGACGTCGACGCGCTCGGGTCGTCGCTCGTCCTGCCGCCGTGGGCCGAGGACGACCGCGAGATGATCGAGGGGCAACTGCCGTCGGTCGAGGTGCCCACGGCCGACGACTGGCGATGA
- a CDS encoding alpha/beta hydrolase → MSGASDGERAGPLAGVAGPHGGRRVVAAGAPRGAAEAAVVALHGRGATAQGIVNLLEPVHRHGVAFLAPDAERSRWLPHAADAPRERNEPHLSSALAVVDAVVADAVDRLGLDRERVVLLGFSQGAGIAAEYAARTPGPSPVVVLSGSLLGPEVDPGRYLDADGDGDAPMAGAPVLLTVGAEDPHVPVARVRATGDVFRALGADVTERVHDGVGHEVTDDAFAWVDALLARLVGE, encoded by the coding sequence ATGAGCGGGGCCAGCGACGGCGAGCGTGCCGGTCCCCTCGCCGGCGTCGCGGGGCCCCACGGCGGTCGCCGGGTCGTGGCCGCGGGGGCGCCACGCGGCGCGGCCGAGGCCGCCGTCGTCGCGCTCCACGGTCGCGGCGCGACCGCACAGGGGATCGTCAACCTCCTCGAACCCGTCCACCGCCACGGGGTCGCGTTCCTCGCGCCCGACGCCGAGCGGAGTCGCTGGCTCCCGCACGCGGCCGACGCGCCGCGCGAGCGCAACGAGCCGCATCTCTCCTCGGCGCTCGCGGTCGTCGACGCCGTCGTGGCCGACGCGGTCGACCGGCTCGGCCTCGACCGCGAGCGCGTGGTCCTGCTCGGGTTCTCGCAGGGGGCCGGCATCGCCGCCGAGTACGCCGCGCGGACCCCCGGTCCCTCGCCGGTGGTCGTCCTGAGCGGGTCGCTGCTGGGGCCCGAGGTCGACCCGGGGCGCTATCTGGACGCCGATGGCGACGGGGACGCCCCGATGGCGGGCGCACCCGTCCTCCTCACCGTCGGTGCCGAGGACCCCCACGTTCCGGTCGCGCGGGTCCGGGCGACCGGCGACGTCTTCCGGGCGCTGGGCGCGGACGTGACCGAGCGCGTCCACGACGGCGTCGGCCACGAGGTGACCGACGACGCGTTCGCGTGGGTGGACGCGCTGCTGGCGCGGCTGGTCGGGGAGTGA
- a CDS encoding winged helix-turn-helix domain-containing protein yields the protein MSHSDDRTATEAFETLADATRLDILRELGRAEPHGAPTALSFSELRARVGVRDSSRFNYHLQKLGDTFVGQFDEGDEKDGYFLTYAGYTVYRLLVRGVFAGSPAVDARTDDWTCPECGSALAVSSRGDGVADVDCPACGTDYLHYEFPPHGAAERSDDADDLLLAVDAWARSQLLLFDRGVCPWCGGRVDSRLTTDPHTLPHDVDEDAPAFVRYVCGGCGGGPSVEVDYTVLDHPALVAFCHDHGIDSRGTPIWHLVERLDVAIEVGGDDPDGPVAVVSMAEGGESLRLRIDADGTVTDTGRSSV from the coding sequence ATGAGCCATTCCGACGACCGGACGGCGACGGAGGCGTTCGAGACGCTGGCCGACGCCACCCGGCTCGACATCCTCCGGGAGCTGGGGCGGGCCGAACCCCACGGCGCGCCGACCGCGCTGTCGTTCTCGGAACTCCGTGCGCGGGTCGGGGTCCGGGACAGCAGCCGCTTCAACTACCACCTCCAGAAGCTGGGCGATACCTTCGTCGGCCAGTTCGACGAGGGCGACGAGAAGGACGGCTACTTCCTCACGTACGCCGGCTACACCGTCTACCGATTGCTCGTCCGCGGCGTCTTCGCGGGGAGCCCGGCCGTCGACGCGCGGACCGACGACTGGACCTGCCCGGAGTGTGGGTCGGCGCTGGCGGTGTCGAGCCGCGGTGACGGCGTGGCCGACGTGGACTGTCCGGCGTGCGGGACGGACTACCTCCACTACGAGTTCCCGCCCCACGGCGCCGCCGAGCGGTCCGACGACGCCGACGACCTGCTGCTGGCGGTCGACGCGTGGGCGCGGAGCCAGCTCCTCCTGTTCGACCGGGGCGTCTGCCCGTGGTGCGGGGGGCGCGTCGATTCCCGGCTCACCACCGACCCGCACACGCTCCCGCACGATGTCGACGAGGACGCGCCCGCGTTCGTCCGGTACGTCTGCGGGGGGTGTGGCGGCGGGCCATCCGTCGAGGTGGACTACACGGTGCTGGACCACCCGGCGCTCGTCGCCTTCTGCCACGACCACGGCATCGACAGCCGGGGGACACCCATCTGGCACCTCGTCGAACGGCTCGACGTGGCCATCGAGGTGGGGGGCGACGACCCCGACGGCCCGGTCGCGGTCGTGTCGATGGCCGAGGGCGGAGAGTCACTCCGCCTGCGGATCGACGCCGACGGGACGGTCACGGACACCGGGCGCAGTTCCGTCTGA
- a CDS encoding pyridoxamine 5'-phosphate oxidase family protein, whose product MDDTESVTMDDEERDAFLGTGGTGVISYAREGDEPPYAVPVSYGYDAAEETFYFRLAVGPGGEKSDLAGRMVTFVTHGETDRYRSVVATGRLEPTDEDGIGTDAMAGMRRVHIPLHDVFGRATSEMTFEFHRLVPDELTARAESTAPTGG is encoded by the coding sequence ATGGACGACACCGAGAGCGTCACGATGGACGACGAGGAGCGCGACGCGTTCCTCGGCACCGGCGGCACGGGTGTCATCTCGTACGCACGCGAGGGCGACGAGCCGCCGTACGCCGTTCCCGTGTCGTACGGCTACGACGCGGCCGAGGAGACGTTCTACTTCCGGCTGGCTGTCGGGCCGGGCGGCGAGAAGTCCGACCTCGCGGGCCGGATGGTGACGTTCGTGACCCACGGCGAGACGGACCGCTACCGGAGCGTGGTGGCGACCGGGCGGCTGGAGCCGACCGACGAGGACGGCATCGGAACGGACGCGATGGCTGGGATGCGTCGGGTCCACATCCCGCTCCACGACGTGTTCGGCCGGGCGACGTCGGAGATGACGTTCGAGTTCCACCGGCTCGTCCCCGACGAACTGACCGCGCGGGCCGAGTCGACGGCGCCGACGGGCGGCTGA
- a CDS encoding DUF5518 domain-containing protein yields the protein MGDGDTLLNAVIGAVVTVVLSFTGFSPLLGGGVAGYLQRGDRMEGARVGAISGALASIPFVLLLVFVFSFFGVFLAGGAPAEAGFGLVIVLVIFVFGLVWNIGLGAAGGYLGVYVLREFEDGRAGATR from the coding sequence ATGGGCGACGGAGACACCCTCCTGAACGCGGTCATCGGTGCAGTCGTGACGGTCGTGCTCTCGTTCACCGGCTTCTCGCCGCTGCTCGGCGGCGGGGTCGCCGGCTACCTCCAGCGCGGCGACCGGATGGAGGGCGCCCGCGTCGGCGCCATCTCCGGGGCGCTCGCCAGCATCCCCTTCGTGCTGTTGCTCGTGTTCGTGTTCAGCTTCTTCGGCGTCTTCCTCGCCGGCGGCGCTCCCGCGGAGGCCGGGTTCGGCCTCGTCATCGTGCTCGTCATCTTCGTCTTCGGACTGGTCTGGAACATCGGCCTCGGGGCGGCCGGCGGCTACCTGGGCGTCTACGTCCTGCGGGAGTTCGAGGACGGCCGCGCCGGGGCGACGCGCTGA
- a CDS encoding MBL fold metallo-hydrolase, with protein MGNTDLAPAAVARRVHDDGADDLTVLDVRNEEDYRVWHIEGSTNLPVYDELLEYDYSTLEDHLDDLPEDEELAVVCVAGVTSSRAAAFLREHGFDARSVDNGMHGWGRVHREHEVEGVDGVVQVVRPGTGCVSYLVHDGDEALVVDPSQYVGQYLAAADERALEIVGVADTHAHADHVSGARRLAGELDVPYHLHAEDAGDLDRVSELADGDTIEVGGREVVVQHTPGHTPGSVSLRVGDALLSGDTLFLRSVGRPDLEDGDEVAVREAASRLFDSVDDLTDADDDTVVLPGHFDDAGGRPVATELGRLREETTNELLAHVEADEADAFVETIVDGLADEPANYNEIKRINRGEAQPVGDVEGLELGPNNCAAN; from the coding sequence ATGGGCAATACGGATCTCGCACCGGCGGCAGTCGCACGACGCGTCCACGACGACGGGGCCGACGACCTGACGGTGCTCGATGTCCGCAACGAGGAGGACTACCGGGTGTGGCATATCGAGGGGAGTACCAACCTCCCGGTCTACGACGAACTGCTGGAGTACGACTACTCGACGCTCGAGGACCACCTCGACGACCTGCCGGAGGACGAGGAGCTGGCGGTCGTCTGCGTCGCCGGTGTCACCTCGAGTCGGGCCGCGGCGTTCCTCCGCGAGCACGGCTTCGACGCCCGATCCGTCGACAACGGGATGCACGGCTGGGGTCGCGTCCATCGCGAGCACGAGGTCGAGGGCGTCGATGGCGTCGTCCAGGTCGTCCGTCCGGGGACGGGCTGTGTCTCGTATCTCGTCCACGACGGCGACGAGGCGCTCGTCGTCGACCCGAGCCAGTACGTCGGGCAGTACCTGGCAGCAGCCGACGAGCGTGCCCTCGAGATCGTCGGCGTCGCGGACACGCACGCCCACGCCGACCACGTCTCCGGGGCCCGCCGTCTCGCCGGCGAACTCGACGTGCCGTACCACCTCCACGCCGAGGATGCGGGCGACCTCGACCGCGTGAGCGAACTCGCGGACGGGGACACCATCGAGGTCGGCGGCCGCGAGGTCGTGGTCCAGCACACGCCGGGCCACACCCCTGGGAGCGTCTCGCTGCGCGTCGGTGACGCGTTGCTGTCGGGCGACACCCTGTTCCTCCGGAGCGTCGGCCGGCCCGACCTCGAAGACGGCGACGAGGTGGCCGTCCGCGAGGCCGCGAGCCGCCTGTTCGACAGCGTCGACGACCTGACCGACGCGGACGACGACACCGTGGTCCTCCCCGGTCACTTCGACGACGCCGGGGGACGGCCGGTGGCGACCGAACTCGGGAGGCTCCGCGAGGAGACGACCAACGAACTGCTGGCCCACGTCGAGGCCGACGAGGCGGACGCGTTCGTCGAGACCATCGTCGACGGCCTCGCCGACGAGCCCGCGAACTACAACGAGATCAAGCGGATCAATCGGGGCGAGGCACAGCCCGTCGGTGACGTCGAGGGCCTCGAACTCGGGCCGAACAACTGCGCCGCGAACTGA
- a CDS encoding DUF1330 domain-containing protein → MGETVYVVAQIEVEDWDTYESEYMPKTFERITAHDGEVLVASDEAEELEGEWEGNWTVIIEFPSEGDAYAFMQDEEYVEVMSARHEAAAWSDIAMLPGFDG, encoded by the coding sequence ATGGGAGAGACAGTGTACGTCGTCGCTCAGATCGAGGTCGAGGACTGGGACACCTACGAGTCCGAGTACATGCCGAAGACGTTCGAGCGGATCACCGCCCACGACGGCGAGGTGCTGGTGGCGAGCGACGAGGCCGAGGAACTCGAGGGGGAGTGGGAGGGTAACTGGACCGTCATCATCGAGTTCCCGTCGGAGGGCGACGCGTACGCGTTCATGCAGGACGAGGAGTACGTCGAGGTGATGAGCGCGCGCCACGAGGCGGCCGCGTGGAGCGACATCGCGATGCTCCCCGGGTTCGACGGCTGA
- a CDS encoding winged helix-turn-helix domain-containing protein codes for MASWVADPPEEAEEWTARRLQQRIAEEFDVEYATAHVHRRFLS; via the coding sequence GTGGCGTCCTGGGTCGCGGACCCACCCGAGGAGGCCGAGGAGTGGACGGCACGACGGCTCCAGCAGCGGATCGCCGAGGAGTTCGACGTCGAGTACGCCACCGCCCACGTCCATCGACGGTTCCTGTCCTGA
- a CDS encoding winged helix-turn-helix transcriptional regulator: protein MSAESESRQRDIEQQNASACPVVSTIDQVGTPWRMNVIHALTDGEQRFNELKRSTGARSKTLSDALDALVESDIVVRRMEEDAPVAVYYGLTTKGEELTEALSALEEWARDWDEEFSPDGPL, encoded by the coding sequence ATGTCCGCCGAATCAGAATCCCGACAGAGAGATATCGAACAGCAGAACGCCTCGGCATGTCCGGTCGTCAGCACCATCGACCAGGTCGGCACCCCGTGGCGGATGAACGTGATCCACGCCCTCACGGACGGCGAGCAGCGGTTCAACGAACTCAAGCGGTCGACCGGAGCACGCTCGAAGACCCTCTCGGATGCACTCGACGCCCTGGTCGAGAGCGACATCGTCGTCCGACGGATGGAGGAGGACGCCCCGGTCGCCGTCTACTACGGCCTCACCACGAAGGGGGAGGAACTCACCGAGGCGCTATCGGCACTCGAGGAGTGGGCCAGAGACTGGGACGAGGAGTTCTCCCCCGATGGGCCGCTGTGA
- a CDS encoding NADPH-dependent FMN reductase — protein sequence MEIKSDEHIVALCGSQRDGSHTRRALSRALTAAEERGATTDFVDLGELDLPLFDPDRSDAGDAPELRSRVGQADGILLGSPMYHGSYASPLKTALDYCGFDEFEGKTVGLLVVAGGDFPTPALEHLQSVSRELKAWVLPTRVAIPSVHEKFEDGRLTDERLAERIDTLGADLVRYAGVESYPETTTACAVPRAD from the coding sequence ATGGAAATAAAATCCGATGAACATATCGTCGCTCTGTGCGGTAGTCAACGTGACGGCAGCCACACTCGTCGGGCGCTCTCCCGGGCGCTCACTGCTGCCGAAGAGCGGGGAGCAACGACCGACTTCGTCGACCTCGGTGAGCTGGATCTCCCGCTGTTCGACCCGGACCGCAGCGACGCTGGTGATGCGCCGGAGCTCCGCAGTCGGGTCGGCCAGGCCGATGGGATCCTCCTCGGCTCACCGATGTACCACGGCTCCTACGCCTCGCCGCTGAAGACCGCGCTCGACTACTGTGGGTTCGACGAGTTCGAGGGCAAGACGGTCGGACTGCTGGTCGTCGCAGGGGGCGACTTCCCCACGCCGGCACTGGAGCACCTCCAGTCGGTCTCCCGGGAGCTGAAGGCCTGGGTGCTGCCCACTAGAGTCGCGATCCCCAGCGTCCACGAGAAGTTCGAGGACGGCCGGCTCACCGACGAGCGCCTGGCCGAGCGCATCGACACGCTCGGCGCCGACCTCGTCCGGTACGCTGGCGTCGAGTCGTATCCCGAAACGACGACTGCCTGTGCGGTTCCGAGGGCTGATTGA
- a CDS encoding winged helix-turn-helix domain-containing protein — protein MIDEPSPRAETASDAESAFKILSHDLRLEILLALWDARDYALSFSELRKAVGERDSGSFNYHLEQLQDHFVMKTDRGYELQYPGHRVLDAIQSGVFHEETSVGPVDLEETCRDCGEPLAFEYGADCIARIRCSDCGNRALEWPFDPGGTAGREPEAIVAAFDRRTRLIWACALDGICPFCAGRVERELTSHVHEQGACVGVIEQLERYDEYFARDHPIITSVDCNRCSFYSFVPVGVVLLNDMVVASRLHDAGLDAEATPLWDLGFVVDAAALSIEETDPMRIEVAIPDVDEELAFTVDEELAVTRKSAP, from the coding sequence ATGATCGATGAGCCCTCACCCAGAGCCGAAACTGCATCCGATGCGGAGTCGGCGTTCAAGATCCTGAGCCACGACCTCCGACTGGAGATCCTCCTCGCCCTGTGGGACGCCCGGGACTATGCGCTGTCCTTCTCCGAGCTTCGGAAGGCCGTGGGGGAGCGGGATTCGGGGAGTTTCAACTACCACCTGGAGCAGCTGCAGGACCACTTCGTGATGAAGACCGACCGTGGATACGAGCTCCAGTACCCAGGCCATCGTGTGCTCGACGCGATTCAGAGCGGCGTCTTCCACGAGGAGACGAGCGTCGGGCCGGTGGACCTGGAGGAGACGTGCCGGGACTGTGGGGAGCCCCTCGCGTTCGAGTACGGCGCTGACTGTATCGCCCGAATCCGGTGTTCCGACTGTGGCAACCGTGCGCTGGAGTGGCCGTTCGACCCCGGTGGAACCGCAGGCCGTGAGCCCGAGGCCATCGTCGCCGCGTTCGACCGCCGGACCCGACTCATCTGGGCCTGTGCCCTGGACGGCATCTGTCCGTTCTGCGCCGGGCGGGTCGAGCGGGAGCTGACCAGCCACGTCCACGAGCAAGGGGCCTGTGTCGGGGTCATCGAGCAGCTCGAACGGTACGACGAGTACTTCGCCCGTGACCATCCAATCATCACCTCCGTCGACTGCAACCGCTGTAGCTTCTACAGCTTCGTCCCCGTCGGCGTGGTGCTGCTGAACGATATGGTGGTCGCGAGCCGACTCCACGATGCCGGACTCGACGCCGAGGCGACCCCCCTGTGGGACCTGGGGTTCGTCGTCGACGCGGCAGCGCTCAGCATCGAGGAGACCGACCCCATGCGCATCGAGGTCGCGATTCCGGATGTCGACGAGGAACTGGCGTTCACGGTCGACGAGGAACTGGCGGTAACTCGGAAGAGCGCACCGTGA
- a CDS encoding MFS transporter: MTASETSVGLPDTAGVPWTSPALLAILAATLMTPMDVPLISAALPEIQAKFGVSEANAGLFITLYALPGILLAPVIGSLADRIGRRDVLVGSLVLFGSAGTAIAFTSEFTVALALRVLQGFAAGSILSALAMTVVGDRYTGRRHDAVMGVTSAMLSLGTAAYPVLGGILAARAWNAPFLLYALTLPVAGFVFVALDGGSTDTGGDGGYLREALRLVPARQATILYGVMFASFTLIFGGIYTALPFYLTAATWGFSPTMVGLTTSAVLLMTGLVSTQNGRLATMASTTTLLTAGFGLYAISLLGVAVATTTPTLVGALLVFGIGGGLVTPTLFAGLSSLAPDRVRGGVMSLQTTTIGISQATGPAIFTFLGGELGYQATLAGGSAGAALAAAIIVVVAADLRAG, from the coding sequence ATGACGGCGAGCGAGACCTCGGTGGGGCTCCCCGACACGGCTGGTGTTCCCTGGACGTCGCCGGCACTGCTGGCGATCCTGGCAGCGACGCTGATGACGCCGATGGACGTCCCGCTGATCAGCGCGGCGCTCCCCGAGATACAGGCGAAGTTCGGCGTTTCGGAGGCGAACGCCGGGCTGTTCATCACCCTCTATGCCCTCCCGGGCATCCTGCTCGCCCCGGTCATCGGGTCACTCGCGGACCGCATCGGTCGCCGTGACGTCCTCGTGGGCAGTCTCGTCCTGTTCGGGAGCGCGGGTACCGCCATCGCGTTCACCAGCGAGTTCACGGTCGCGCTCGCGCTGCGTGTCCTCCAGGGGTTCGCGGCCGGGAGCATCCTCTCGGCCCTGGCGATGACGGTCGTGGGCGACCGCTACACCGGACGCCGGCACGATGCCGTGATGGGCGTCACGTCCGCGATGCTCTCGCTCGGGACGGCGGCGTATCCCGTCCTCGGCGGCATCCTCGCTGCCAGGGCGTGGAACGCACCGTTCCTGCTCTACGCGCTCACGCTGCCCGTCGCGGGGTTCGTCTTCGTCGCTCTCGACGGGGGATCGACCGACACTGGCGGTGACGGAGGATACCTCAGGGAGGCGCTGCGGCTCGTCCCGGCCAGACAGGCCACGATCCTGTACGGGGTCATGTTCGCCTCGTTCACCCTCATCTTCGGTGGGATATACACCGCCCTCCCGTTCTACCTGACCGCCGCCACCTGGGGGTTCTCACCCACGATGGTCGGCCTGACGACCAGCGCGGTCCTCCTGATGACGGGCCTCGTCTCGACGCAGAACGGCCGGCTGGCGACGATGGCTTCCACGACCACCCTGCTCACCGCCGGGTTCGGGCTGTACGCCATCAGTCTACTCGGAGTGGCGGTAGCTACCACGACGCCGACACTCGTCGGTGCGCTGCTCGTCTTCGGAATCGGCGGCGGACTGGTGACGCCGACGCTGTTCGCGGGGCTCAGCAGTCTCGCCCCCGACCGGGTCAGAGGTGGCGTCATGAGTCTCCAGACGACGACCATCGGGATCAGCCAGGCAACCGGGCCCGCGATCTTCACGTTCCTCGGTGGGGAACTCGGCTACCAGGCGACGCTGGCCGGCGGGAGTGCAGGTGCAGCCCTCGCTGCCGCGATCATCGTCGTCGTAGCCGCTGACCTCCGAGCGGGCTAG
- a CDS encoding DoxX family protein — protein sequence MVFDSALSEAAFLLARLLFALVVGYLALGNLLDLESAVGYAQSKGVPLAGISVPLGSLGLLVGALSVLAGVYPALGALAVAVFLVPITVIMHDFWTMDGQDRQNEQIHFLKNVGLIGGALVFLSLSTTAWPLAAGIGL from the coding sequence ATGGTGTTCGACTCGGCACTGTCGGAAGCAGCCTTCCTGCTCGCCCGGCTGCTGTTCGCGCTGGTCGTCGGATACCTCGCGCTCGGGAACCTGCTGGACCTCGAATCGGCAGTCGGGTACGCGCAGAGCAAGGGCGTCCCCCTCGCCGGGATCAGCGTTCCCCTGGGGAGTCTCGGACTCCTCGTCGGTGCGTTGTCCGTCCTCGCAGGGGTCTACCCCGCTCTCGGGGCGCTGGCGGTCGCCGTGTTCCTCGTCCCGATCACGGTCATCATGCACGACTTCTGGACGATGGACGGCCAGGACCGCCAGAACGAGCAGATCCACTTCCTCAAGAACGTGGGGCTGATCGGCGGTGCACTGGTCTTCCTGTCGCTCTCGACCACGGCGTGGCCACTGGCAGCCGGAATCGGCCTCTAA